The genomic window GTGTTAAATACAGAAGCATTATAGAATGTAGAAAGATGTTTTActgtttttttaagaaaattttttaaatgccATAAACAGatgaaaaaaaggagaaaaaagggACAGCTTGTGgaagtatgttttttttttaaatgttctaAAATACTTGTATGATTACATTCCAAATTGTGAATcaggaaaaaaaaaggataaaatgcACTAGATAAGTACTACAAATGAGGATAAATAAATTCCatgaaaattgtgaaattaattgtTTACATTATGCATCGTGTGCTGGACTTTCGGCTGAATATCAATCCTCATTGACTATAAgctattatgtaatttttttagtgACATTTTACTTTGAGGTATGACTTATTATATTGGTAAATTGAGAtggtagatggatttagaaactactTTCTTCTAGGTTTGTTTCTATAACTAAACCGATGCCTTTCTATCATAATTTTACGTAAGTTATTATTGTTCTCTCAGTTTTTAATTCATCACAAAATAGACTCTTATTAATGAAGCACATTTCTTTCTATTTCTATTAAGCGTAAAGGGTAAAATAGAAgtctaaaatattaataaacccCTTTGTTGCTACCTTTGGGAGACACTTTGGAGAAGTTTCAAGCTAGTCTGGAAAGCCCAAATTATCTTCGTGATAGGCTGTGAATGTTAGAAGTTAGATTGCAAAACACCCAACTTCAGTTTTAGAGTAGAAATGCTCTTTCACAAGCTAGGCTAAATGCCCAATGAGGGAGACTGTTAGACTGATTTTGGAGTTTGGTAATTTTAGAACCTTAGCATTGCCACTTACCAGAAATTACTATTAAAAGTACAGGTGAAACTTtccaaagttttaaatttacataGCAAAAGAAACTGACATTTTCTCCAAGGGCTGCACTACTATGCATTTATGTATTTAACTCTTTTTAACTTGTTACTCCTTtgatgtaaaaatataaaataaaataaaaagaggacTACATCAATAGGGGAACATGTGCATTCCTCACCCCTTTTGGGGCACTGTATCTTCTTAAACTTAAGATCTGGTCTATCAACAGTTTTAACTCTGTTACAATCAAAGAGTTGACTTCATTTATGATTTATACCTAATTGAACAGCTTTCAGTTTCACATGCACAATATTGATGCTTGCTATGtctagttatttatttatttgtaatctAACAGATTTTTCATTTAATGAGTATGCTCCACAGGCTGGAAGATGAACTGCACAATCCACTTCCTCTACATTTCGAGCCTCTGCCTCCATCAAGAGATGTGCTATGTACATTTCCTACTGTTGGAACTATCCTAAGAGTGATCCTTGATGTAGACTGCGTAACATATATACTTCAGCTGCTAAAAGTTGAtcaatggatgaaattttttcaTGTATTCTGCAAAATGCATGACGGATTATGGTATGGTGTGTTCACATCATCTTCAATGATCCGAGATATGCCAAATGATGATATTCTCATATTTGAGCGTCAGAGGTGAATTTTTTTGCATGTAGCACCTTGTTAAACAAATAGATTGTTTATTCCCTTTTGATTGAAATTCTTTTCAGAAGTGTTGAATATCTCACTCTATTTCTATATGTGTATGTGTTAGCAATTGTGATCAACGATCATTGGGTGAACTAGATCGGATGCCATACTGGAGCTGTCCATGGCCATCAAAAATCACAGGTTCCATGtgaatataatttgtttttatttctcaTTTATTGGTATATTTGATTCAATCTCCTAGATGCAGTTATTGAAATTTATGAGTGATGATTATGCCCTTGATCAGAGGTTAAACGCATTGATGTACCATTTTCTACATTGATGGATGTTCTCACTTGTAAAAAGGTATTGTACCCTTcagcattttttaaaaaaaatcaaaatgtacTATACATTGATGGACCCTCTCCCTCACTCTACCAGCCACCTCTTTTTGGTCCGATAATGCCCAAAATAGACTACAAAACCTTTGaaactttttttgaattttgaatcatCTGCAATCTCTTTTCTTCCCTCACACGCAAGTACCTACATTATTGGTCTGTCAAGATTAGGTGGGCTCCAGTTGAGTTTGTTTTGAACTCGGTTGAAATTTGAATCTTTTTTGCTTCATTAATTCGTTTGGGCTTTGTAGCCTACATATTTTGGTTGCTTCAGGTTTGGCCGTTTAATAGCTGTAGTAGTTCTAATtggcatttttatttttatttttatgaccAACATGGTTGTCTTCTCTTTTTTACTGCAATTGGTGAGAATGCCACCTTTTGATAGAGAGGACTAAGCTCAATGGTTTTATCCTTTTGAAGGTGTTATGGTTTCATATGAGAATTAGCTTGAAGGCTATGGAAACATATTAAAACTAGGGAATAATGTTTGACTGGAGTTGTGCTTATTTGTTGCTTGGGTAACCTTCCAGGAAACAAATAATTTCAGGTGTGTAGTACGATTTGTTGCTGTAATTCCATGGCGAGTTGAGGATTTCCGCGCTCCTTGTGGAGCTTATAGGGTTAGGTTTACCCTAGAGGATCCAACTGCCCGAATCCATGCTTATGCTCATGCTGAAAATGGGGTAAGCacattatatttaaaaatcttgTGGTAACCTTTAGACTTTTGTGGTGTAAATCATTTTACATGTGCTCTTGAATTCAATATTGCAAACTAAGATCATGATTGCAAGTTTTTAATGATGGTCTTCATTGAATAGTTAAAATGTGAATctagaaggaaaaaaatgaaaaatagaaaacCAAGTATATGTTTTGAGTCTCTGATGCCATtgcctaaaattaaaagaaaattgttaattttttagcTGTTTTGGAGCCATAGCAACTTGAAAAGGACAATCTTGGAAGTTGGTTTTGGAAATCCTTCAGAACATGCCTACTTGTTGTGCTTGTTAAACTTGGAGTGGTGCTTCTACCGCTTTTGATATTGTAAAATATTTAGTTTACCAGTAGTAGCATATTATTATGCATTCCACATGAATATAGTTTAATTCGATGTTGCTGCATTTCTGAAGGAGGAATTTTTCAATTGTTCATCCTCTGATGCACTGAAACGGAAGGTAATTAAATTGCTTGGAGTACCTGTAAGTAGAGATGGGGAGGCGATAATGGGTGGTGCTAGAAATCCGCCATGGGTGCAGTGTTACTTGAAATCTAATCCCATCAAACAGCGCCATTGGATATTTGAAACCAAGCTTCTTGGTTAACCAGTTTGACTGTACTTGTATGGTATGTAATGTATTTAGGTAGGTTCGGTTAAGCTGGCTATAATTGACGCCAAGTTACTAGGTATCACCGGGGATTACTTCAATATTATACCTCTTTTTTACCTCTATTATTCTATATCAGGCTTTTGCGCTTTCTAGCTATAATAACCCCTCCATGCAATAAACATTTAAGTTCAAGTGTTCAAAATAAATCCACATCAACACTAAAAAGGAtcatttaatttacatatatTAGTTTATATGGATAAAACCTTACATGTATGCCACTGATTagtggtagtttaaatgttgaagAATAAAAAATTAGTGTACTACAAACTGAGGTAAATTACACATTAGGAACCTCATGATTTGGGTTGGATTCACATCAACTCATTCATTAGAAGGGGCATCGACTGCCAAAAAGAAGACAAATGAAAACATAAAACAGTAGAAGAAAACATGCGAGAGAAGACTTCTAGAGAGAAATAGTTTACATGTGCAATTTTTTTTGGGTTAGTTACCATTTTTGAATTGATTAAAAGTGTTGCCATAGTTTTCTGTTCTCCCCCTCTTAAGCAAGTAAGAAATAATGCCAACCTCGACATCAATTATAAGAAAAGGCTTGGTATCTTAACTATTATTCTTTATGGATTTTGGTCTTTGGTTTCgtttaaaaatatctaaaatttaaaataaaatataacatgtataatttataaatatatatatataaaccttgTCATCCTCATGCTCTATCCCCaatattctataaaaaaaataacagtttaaaaatcttatataagatataaaatattttaaaatatttgtataaatttaaaaaagttttaaaaatataaaaaaatcattaaatatttagATAGTATAATTTTTTGCCTCTGAACTTGGCAATTAGTTCCACTTTGGTACTTGTACTTTCTTTTTGTTCACTTTGATATTTGAACATGGCAACTAGATCCATTTTAATCCATTAACTTGGATTCTGTCAAGATTTGATGATGTAACATTGTTCTTAGAATATTACTGGATTGGTTGGTTAGACTGATTGGATCAAGAACCAATCGGTATACTAATCCAAACAATGAGGTTAAACTGATTAAATCAGAAATTGCTTGAACTcgatgaaaattaaaaattgggaTAAGAATGAgaatccatttaatttttcatgaaattttaattaattatttaattatagcAGTTGAACCAAGCAAATCGTTTGATCGAGAATTAGTGATCTGACCGGTTCAACATTGGTCAAGTTATTAAAACATTATATGTGACGCTTAAGATTGTACCACGTTAtcatttgaaaatttatatagttcttttaattttcaagtgataATGCGGTGCATTCTAAGAACATCATGTcactaaacttttatatttttcaatttcagtgactaaaatgaatttaattgtcaagtttagggtaaaaaattatattattccttacatatttaatacatataaattagagtaagaaatgcatataaaaaatttacatataaataaatgacGATTTTAGAATTCACAAACGATTTTGTTTTTGGGTACAAACGGAGGATTTAATTGTTGGGTTAGTTGTTAAAAGTCCTCTGGAGCTTATTCTTCAAGTTCAACTGAGTTGACCACTATCCCAAAACCAGATGCTCGCAATTTCGGCTGCCAACAGTCACTTCATTGCTCATCTTCCCGCCCCCTCAAATGATCCAAACCCACTAGCAAAACCCATTTCAAACAAACCAAATCATCTCCAAATCCTCAAGAAATGCACCCATTTAATCCAATTCAAGCAAGTTCATGCGCAATTCATCAAAACTCCACTTCACCAGTCCAATACCTACCTTTCCAAACTCATCCAAGCCTTAGTTGACTCCGGCGACCTCCCTTACGCCCGCCAGGTATTCGATCAAGTAACCCAGCCCTCCACATTTGCTTTCAACACTATGATAAGATGCTACGGAACAAATAACTTGGGCCATGATGGAATTGACCTTTATATCAGAATGAGACACCAGGGGGTTGACGCGGATAATTTTACTTACCCCTTTCTTTTAAAGGCTTGCAGTGGTCTAAAACAAGGCAAAGGAGTCCACTCTCTGGTTGTCAAGGACAAAAGATTTAGTTCCGAGATTCATTCTTTAACTTCTTTGACGACGTTTTATTGTTCTTTTGGTGATGTCGGTTCTGCTCGGTTGTTGTTTGATAGTATGCCCGAGAGAAATGTGGTTACTTGGACTGGTATCATAAAAGGATATGTGAAGCAAAAGAGATATAAAGAAGGGAttgaattatttaatcaaatGAAGAATTATGGGGTCGAAATAAATGAATTGACTTTGGTTTGTATACTCTCGGCATGTGCTAATTTGGGGGCTTTGGAAATAGGTCAGTGGGTGCATGAATATACTGATAGAAAGAGAATATTTTTGAATCCAAAGCTTGGTGCTGCTCTTATTGATATGTATGGTAAATGTGGTCACATTGACAAAGCTTATCGAGTTTTCAAGACTCT from Gossypium hirsutum isolate 1008001.06 chromosome D12, Gossypium_hirsutum_v2.1, whole genome shotgun sequence includes these protein-coding regions:
- the LOC107913440 gene encoding protection of telomeres protein 1b isoform X2, which gives rise to MTVHEGDVYAIFNNKFSSFALYDGKDGDNFHPYKVSLRFHEREHDEKIIASMRKWLASSEVIDVPNFSLLREIDRVVCVNLACKVLHISKTTNDKWMVFLWDGTDAPPISIYNKLEDELHNPLPLHFEPLPPSRDVLCTFPTVGTILRVILDVDCVTYILQLLKVDQWMKFFHVFCKMHDGLWYGVFTSSSMIRDMPNDDILIFERQSNCDQRSLGELDRMPYWSCPWPSKITEVKRIDVPFSTLMDVLTCKKETNNFRCVVRFVAVIPWRVEDFRAPCGAYRVRFTLEDPTARIHAYAHAENGEEFFNCSSSDALKRKVIKLLGVPVSRDGEAIMGGARNPPWVQCYLKSNPIKQRHWIFETKLLG
- the LOC107911146 gene encoding pentatricopeptide repeat-containing protein At5g66520 translates to MLAISAANSHFIAHLPAPSNDPNPLAKPISNKPNHLQILKKCTHLIQFKQVHAQFIKTPLHQSNTYLSKLIQALVDSGDLPYARQVFDQVTQPSTFAFNTMIRCYGTNNLGHDGIDLYIRMRHQGVDADNFTYPFLLKACSGLKQGKGVHSLVVKDKRFSSEIHSLTSLTTFYCSFGDVGSARLLFDSMPERNVVTWTGIIKGYVKQKRYKEGIELFNQMKNYGVEINELTLVCILSACANLGALEIGQWVHEYTDRKRIFLNPKLGAALIDMYGKCGHIDKAYRVFKTLPCKGVYVWNALIGGLAMHGYGIEAIKRFREMQGNGIQPDRITFIAVLSACSHSGLVEKGKEIFHSMRKDFGIEPGIKHYGCFVDISCRAGLLNEAYEVIMNMPMEPNAVLWGTLLNACAAAANVELAEAAMERLMVLEPCNDGNYVLISNIYAVKKRWNDVARIRKIMKDEQILRNPSHSLIEVDNVVHEFRVGDGRYPCSEQIYDMLEKVVITIKEPYF
- the LOC107913440 gene encoding protection of telomeres protein 1b isoform X1, with protein sequence MGDYQFLMLKDAITCINQKVNLFAVILDFTLPQRTKGTDYFCKLKVIDESHSEFWVPVHVFAQEIDGLPLVASVGDIIQLSRVTMTVHEGDVYAIFNNKFSSFALYDGKDGDNFHPYKVSLRFHEREHDEKIIASMRKWLASSEVIDVPNFSLLREIDRVVCVNLACKVLHISKTTNDKWMVFLWDGTDAPPISIYNKLEDELHNPLPLHFEPLPPSRDVLCTFPTVGTILRVILDVDCVTYILQLLKVDQWMKFFHVFCKMHDGLWYGVFTSSSMIRDMPNDDILIFERQSNCDQRSLGELDRMPYWSCPWPSKITEVKRIDVPFSTLMDVLTCKKETNNFRCVVRFVAVIPWRVEDFRAPCGAYRVRFTLEDPTARIHAYAHAENGEEFFNCSSSDALKRKVIKLLGVPVSRDGEAIMGGARNPPWVQCYLKSNPIKQRHWIFETKLLG